CCATCACGGGCCGCCGAGGTTGGCGCCTTCCTTTTTCGGCGGGATGACATTCTCGCGCGTGACGCCGAGCATCAGTATCGCCGTGCCGGCGACATAGATGGACGAATAGGTGCCGACGACGACGCCGACCATCAGCGCGATGGTGAAGCCGCGGATGACCTCGCCGCCGAACACCAGCAGCGCCAGCAGCACCAGCATCGTCGTCAACGAGGTCATCAGCGTCCTGCCGAGCGTGTGGTTGACGGACTTGTCTATCGTGACGACGGTCTCGCCCTTCAGTTTGATGAAGTTCTCGCGGATGCGGTCGAAGACGACGATGGTGTCGTTCAGCGAATAGCCGATGACCGCGAGTATCGCCGCCAGCACCGCGAGGTCGAATTCAATGCCGGTGATCGAGAAAAAGCCGATGGTGATCAGCACATCGTGGGCGAGCGCGATGATCGAGCCGAACGCGAAGCGGTGCTCAAAGCGGAACGCGACATAAATCAGGATGCCGAGCAGCGCGTAGAGCATCGCAAAGCCGCCGTCCTCGCGCAACTCCTCGCCCACCTGCGGGCCGACGAACTCAACGCGGCGCAGCGTCACATCGGCCTCGTGCTGTTGCAGCGCGGCGAAAATCCGGTTGCTGAGCTCGGCCTGCGAGACGCCGGCGTCGGGCGCCACCCGAATCAGCACATCGCGCGCGGTGCCGAAGTGCTGCATCTGCACATCGGCGAAGCCGGCGCCGGCGAGGTGGCCGCGCAGCGGCGCCAGTTCCACCGGCTGCGGGTAGCCCAGTTCAATGATGGTGCCGCCGGTGAAGTCCACCCCGAACGACAACCCGCGCAGCGCCAGCGACACGACGGCGGCGGCCATCAGCAGCGCCGACAGCGCCATCGCCGCGCGCCGGTGGCGCATGAATTCAAAATTCGTGTTTTTCAGCAACTGCATCGCCGCCGCGCCCCTAAATGGCCAGACTGCCGGCCTTGCGCCCGCCGTACACCAGGTTGACGACGGCGCGCGTGCCCATGATGGCGGTGAACATCGAGCACAGAATGCCGATCGACAGCGTCACCGAGAAACCCTTGATCGGGCCGGTGCCGAAGACAAACAGCACCAGCGCCGCAATCAGCGTCGTGATGTTGGCGTCGGCGATGGTGGAAAGCGCGCGCCGGTAGCCGTTGTCTATGCTTGATTGCACGCTGGCGCCGGAGGCCAGTTCCTCGCGGATGCGCTCGAAGATCAGCACATTGGCGTCCACCGCCATGCCGACCGTCAGCACGATGCCGACGATGCCCGGCAGCGTCAGCGTCGCCCCCGGTATCAGCGACATCACGGCGACTATCAGCACCATGTTGGCGGCCAGCGCGAGGTCGGCGATGAGGCCGAACAGGCGGTAATAGACGGCCATGAAGACGATGACCAGCAGAAAGCCCAGCAGAATCGAGCGCATGCCCTTGTCAATGTTCTCCTGGCCGAGGCTCGGCCCGACGGTGCGCTCCTCGACAATCTCAATCGGCGCCGCCAGCGCGCCGGCGCGCAGCAGCAGCGCCAGTTTGCGCGCCTCCTGCGTTGAATCAAGGCCGGTGATCTGAAAGCGCTTGCCGAGTTGCTCCTGAATGCGGGCGACGCTGATGACCTCCTTGACGGTGCGCGTGCGCCGCTGCAATTCACCGGCGGCGTCGCGGCGCGTCTCGGTCTTGTTCTCGATGAACACCACCGCCATCAGGCGCTTGACATTCTCGCCGGTGATGCGGCTGAAGATGCGCGCGCCCTTGCCGTCGAGCGTGATGTGCACCGCCGGCTGTCCGGTCTCGCCGTCAATGCCGGAGGCGGCGTCAATGATGTATTCGCCGGTGATCATCACATCGCGCTTCAGCAGCACCGGTTCGCCGTTGCGTTCGCGGAACAACTGCGTGCCCGGCGGCGCACGCCCGCTGGCGACGGCGCGCGCCGGGTCCGACTGCTCGGCCACCATCCGGAACTCAAGCGTCGCGGTGGCGCCGAGTATCTCCTTGGCCTTGGCGGTGTCCTGCACGCCCGGCAACTGCACGGCGATGCGGTTCTTGCCCTGGCGCGTGATGACCGGCTCGGCCACGCCCAGTTCGTTGACGCGCTTTCTCAGCGTCAGCACATTCTGCTGCACCGCGAAGTCCTGCACCGTGCGAATCTCGTTGCGTTCCAGCGCCAAATCCAGCAGGTAGCGCCCCTCGCCGTCGCGCTCCTCAATCGAGAACGCCAGCGGCATCTGCCGCTGCACCAGGTCAAGCGCCTTGTCGCGCTCGGCGGCGTCGGTGAACAGCACGCTCAGCGACAGTTTGCCGGCGGATTCGGTCACGCCGCGGTAGCGCACGCGCTCCTCGCGCAGCAGGTTGCGAATCTCGTCGCGGTAGCGTTCCAGCGCCTTTCGCAGCGCCGCGTCGCTGTCCACCTCAAGCAGAAAATAAACGCCGCCCTGCAGGTCGAGGCCGAGGTTCATCGGCGTCGCGTTGAGGCCGCTCAGCCACGGCGGCGTCGCCGGCGCCAGGTTCAGCGCGGTGATGTAGCGGTAGCCGAGCGCCTCGCGGATGCGGTCGGCGGCGGTCAACTGGTCTTCGGGGCGGCGGAAGCGAATCAGCAACTGGCCGTCGCCGGTGTGCTCGATGGCCTTGTATTCGAGGCTTTCACCGCCGTCGCCGCCGTCGCCGGCGCCGCCCAGCAGTTTGCGGATGCGCGCGGCGGCGTCGCGCCCGACCTCGCCGCCGGTGTGCGACACCTGCACCGCCGGGTCTTCGGGGTAGATGTTGGGCAGCGCGTAGGTCGCCGCCGCCGCCAGCACCAGCGCAATCAGCAGGTACTTCCACAGGGGGTAGCGGTTCAGCATCGGGGGGGTGGCCGCCTACTTGCGAATGTCTTTTTTCTTCGGGTCTTCGTCCACCATGCCCTTCGGCATGACTGAACTGATGGCCTGCTTCTGCACCTTGACGATGACGCCGTTCTGCACCTCAAGGCGCACGAAACTCTCGTCCACTTGCGAGATTTTGCCGAACAGGCCGCCCGATGTGACGACCTCGTCGCCGCACGACAGCGACGCCAGCAGTTGCTTGTGGTCGCGGTTGCGCTTGTTTTGCGGGCGGATGATCATGAAGTACATGATCAGGAAGAAAATCCCGACCATGACCAGCAGTTCCATGCCGCCGCCACCGCCGCCGCCGCCCTGCGCCCAGGCGTTGGAAATCAGAATGTTCATGGCCGCCTATTATCGCACACTTTTGTTACACACTTTCGCCGGGCGCCTCGCCGCACGCCTCGCCGCCGCGCAGCCGGTGGAAATCGCGCGCGAAGTCGTCCAGGCGGCCCTGTTGTATCGCCCGCCGCAGGCCCGCCGTCAGTTGGCGGTAATAGTGCAGGTTGTGCAGCGTGTTCAGCATCGGGCCGAGCATCTCGTTGCAGCGGTCCAGGTGGTGAAGGTAGGCGCGCGAGAAGTGGCGGCAGGTGTAGCAACCGCATTCGTCGTCCACCGGCGCGGTGTCGTCGCGGTAGCGGGCGTTGCGAAGCCGCAGCACGCCGCGGCGCGTGTAGAGAAAGCCGGTGCGCGAGTTGCGCGTCGGAATCACGCAGTCAAACAAATCCATGCCGCGGCGCACCGCCTCGACGATGTCCTCGGGGCGGCCCACGCCCATCAGGTAGCGCGGCTTGTCCGGCGGCAGCCACTCGTGCGCCGGTTCCAGCACGGCGTTGCGCTCGGCGGCGCTCTCGCCGACCGACAGGCCGCCGAGCGCGTAGCCGTCAAAGTCCATCGCCGTCAGATGCGCCGCCGACTCGCGCCGCAAGTCCGGCCAGACGCCGCCCTGGACGATGCCGAACAGCGCCGCCGCGCCGTCGCCGCGCGCGCGCAGCGAGCGTTCGGCCCAGCGCATGGACAACTCCATCGAGCGCCGCGCCTGTTCGCGCGACACCGGCCACGGCGTGCATTCGTCAAAGCACATCATGATGTCGGCGCCGAGGGCGCGCTGAATTTCCATTGAGCGCTCGGCGTCGAGAAACACCTTGTCGCCGTTCACCGGCGAGCGGAACAGCACGCCCTGCTCGGAAACCTCGCGCAGGCCGGCGAGGCTGAAGACCTGAAAGCCGCCGGAGTCGGTCAGTATCGGGCGGCGCCAGTGCATGAAGCGGTGCAGCCCGCCGCAGCGCCGGATGACATCGGCGCCCGGGCGCAGCATCAAATGGAAGGTGTTGGCGAGCACCAGGCTCGCGCCGGTTTCCTCCAGCATCGCCGGCGTCATCGCCTTGACGGTGGCGGCGGTGCCGACCGGCATGAACACCGGCGTCTCGACGGCGCCGTGTTCCAGGTGCAGCACACCGGCGCGCGCGCGCCCGTCGGCGGCCTCAAGCGTGAACTTCACGCCGCGCCGCCGTCGTTCTTGTCCAGCCAGGTGGCGTCGCCGTAACTGAAAAAGCGGTAGCGTTCGCCGATGGCGTGGCGGTAGGCGGCGAGCATGCGCTCGCGCCCGGCGAACGCGCACACCAGCACAAACAGCGTCGTGCGCGGCAGGTGGAAGTTGGTAATCAGCGCGTCCACCGCGCGAAACCGGAAGCCCGGTTGGATGAACAGGCCGGTCTCGCCGCTGAACGGGCGCGGCAGCGCGGCGCCGTTGCCCGCCGCGGTTTCCAGCCCGCGCGCGACCGTCGTGCCGACGGCGACGACGCGCCCGCGCCGCCTGCGGCAGGCGGCGACGGCGTCGCACAGCGCCTCGCCCACATGCAGCACCTCGCGGTGCATGCGGTGTTGTTCGGCGCCGCCGCGCAGCGGCTGAAAGGTGCCGGCGCCGATGTGCAGCGTCAGCGACGCGGCGTCAACGCCGTTGTCGCGCAGTTGCGCCAGCAGTGCGCGGTCAAAGTGCAGTCCGGCGGTCGGCGCCGCCACCGAGCCGGGGTGTTTCGCGTACACCGTCTGGTAGCGTTCGGCGTCGAGCGCCTCCGGTTTTCTGCGGATGTAGGGCGGCAGCGGCGTCTCGCCGTGGCGTTGCAGCAGCGTGTTGAAGTCGCCGTCGTCGAGCGACAGCGTGAACAGGTCGCGGCGGCGTTCGCCGACGCGCAGTTCGCAGTTGCCGATGTGCAGCACGGCGCCGCGCCGCGGCGGGCGGTTGGCGCGCAGGTGGGCGAGCGCGCGGCGCGGCCCCGCCAGCCGCTCAATCAGTATGCTGACACCGCCGCCGCCGGCCTTGCGCGCGTGCAGGCGCGCCGCGATGACGCGGCTGTCGTTGACGACGAGCAAATCGCCCGCGCGCAGCAGCGCCGGCAGTTCGGCGAAGCGCGTGTCGCGCAGGCCGCCGTCGGCGCGCACATGCAGCAGGCGGCTTGCGCTGCGCGCGCGCGCCGGGTAGTCCGCGATCAAATCGGCGGGCAGTTGGAAGTCGTACGGGTTGTGCGGCGCGGTCTGCGGCATCCGGCCAATTATACGGAAGGCGCCGCGCGCGTTATACTTTGCCGATGATTTCGGTGGTGGTTCCCAACTGGAACAGGGCCTGGAACCTGACGCACTGCATCCTGCCGGTGCTTGAGCAATGCGCCTGCGTGGATGAGATTATCATCACGCACGGGCGGCGCGACACGGTGTTCGACTACGACAGCGCGCGCTGCCGCATCGTGCACCGCCGCGACGACGGCGATGTCAACCGCCGTTACGGCCTCGCGCGCCGCTTTGTCGCCGTCGCCGCCGCGCGCAACGACACCGTGCTGTCGCTCGACGACGACATCATCGTTCCCGAGTCCAGCCTGCTGGCTCTGCACGAGCACTACCTGCGCGACCCGGACATCATCCACAGCCTCTACGGGCGCGACCCCGACCGCGAACTGGGTTACAGCAACCGCGTCCGCACCGGCGCCGTCACCTACGCGCTGACCGGCGCGGCGCTGCTGCCGAAGCGCCTCGCCGACGCTTTCTTCGAGCACGCGCCGCTGGTCGAGGCGCTGGTGCGGAGCAGGAGCGAGCCGCTGTGGAACGGCGAGGATTTGTTCATGTCGCTGGTCGCCATCCAGCGCAACCGGCGGCTCAACCGCGCGTATCCGCTGCCGCGCATTGAGTTGCGCACCGACGGCGATGGCGCGCCGGCGGCGGTCAGCGGCGGCGCCGCGCATCTGGCGTGGCGCAGCCTGTTGTCGCAGTGCGCCATCAGGGCGCTTGCGGTCGGCGGCCTGGTGCGGGTGTCGCGCGCCGACCCGCCGCCGCCGCGGCTGGCGTCGTCGCTGGCGCGACTGGCGCGGCGGCTGGCCGGCGCGCGCGCGTGACCATCGTCTCGCACAAACACCGTTTTATCTTTGTGTGCCCGCGCAAGGTCGCCGGCACCAGCATCCGCCTGAGCCTCGCGCAGTCGTGCGCCGCCGACGACACCATCGTCGGCGGCGAGACCTTCCGCCCCGGCGTGGACGCCGACGACTACGCCGCGCTGCGCGAACGCAACGCGCACGGCTATTCCACGCCGCACACGCTGCCCGACGATGTGCGGCGCAAGGTCGGCGAGCGCGTCTGGAACGACTACTTCAAGTTCACCGTGGTGCGCAACCCGTGGGATTTGTTCGTGTCGCTTTACTGCTACAAGTTCGCGGTGGACTGGCCGAACCTGGTGCGCGACGCCGGCGGCGTCCTGCACCGCGGCGGCCTCGCCAACGCCCGCGCGCATCTCAATCTGCGCCGCGCGCGCCGCCGCTTCCTGCGCGGGCGCCACCGCGAAGGCATTGAGTTTGTGCTCGGCAGGGGCCTGTTCGCCAGGGTGGTGGATGAAATTCCGGCTTTCTGTTTCAGCCGCGGCGAACCGTTCGCCGACCGCTATCTGCGCTTTGAGAACCTGCAAGACGACTACGACGAGGTGTGCCGCCTGCTGCGACTGCCGCACCGCGCGCTGATCCGCACCAAGACCGGCGTGCGCGACAGGGGCCGGCCTTACCGCGACTACTACACCGGTTATTCAAGAGACTTCATCGCGCGCCGCTGCGCGCCGATGGCCGACGCCTTCGGCTACCGTTTCGACTGAGCGGCGCCGGCGGTGCCGTCTTTGTCGGCGTCCGCACCGCCGCTTGCGCCGCCGGCGCTTTCCCGCAAATAACGGCCTTCGCCGCTAATCGGCGTCGTCGCCGACGCGGGTGCGCGTGTTGAACGCCTGCGCCAGCGTCGAGGCGTCCACATATTCCAGTTCGCCGCCGACCGGCACGCCCTGCGCGATGCGGGTGGTCTTTGTGCGGCAGCGCGCCGCCAGTTCGCCGATGACATGCGCGGTGACATCACCCTCGACGGTGGTGCCGGTGGCGAGTATCAGTTCGCGCACGCCGTTTTTCCTGAGCGTCTCTTCCAGCAGGTCAAGGCCGATTTCGCGCGGGCCGATGTTGTCGAGCGGCGACAGTTTGCCGTGCAGCACGAAGTAGAGGCCGCGGTAGTTGGTGTTGGCCTCGAGCGCCATCAGGTCGGCGGGGTTCTCGACCACGCAAATCAGCGCGCGGTCGCGGCTTTTGTCGCGGCAGATGGCGCACAGCGGGTGCTCGGTGAACATCCGGCAGCGTTCGCAGTTGCCGACTTTCTCGACCGTCTCGCGCAGCAGTTCGGCCAGCGCCGCGCCGCCGGGGCGGTCGCGCTCGAGCAGGTGATAGACGAAACGCTGCGCGGTCTTCCTGCCGACGCCGGGCAGGCAGGTGAAGGTCTCGATGAGTTGTTTCAGCAGTTCCCGGTTGGCCATCGGTCGCGGGCGGCGGGGCCGGTTGCGGTGCGGGTTGCGGTGCGCCGCGGCGCGCTCAGCCGTCGGATTCGACGGGCTGCGTCGAGTCGGGGATGGTCTGCGCGTTGAAGCGTTCCTTCAGGGAATGCACCTGCGGGTTTTTCTCGATGGACAGCGCGGCCTTGCGGCGGCGTTCCAGTTCGCGGCGTTTCCTGGCCTGCGCCGGCGTTTCGTCGGACGCCGCCGTCTCAAAGCGCAGCACCGCCTCGGCGCCGATGAGGCGGCTCAGCGCGCGCCGGATTTCCTCCTGGCGCGGCGGTGTGCACAGGCCCTCGATGCGCGCGTCCACCGCCAGCGTCGCCTCGGTTTGCGACTGCGGCGTCAGCAGCGAGTTGAAGCAGATTTCACGCAGCGGCCCCTCAAAACCGGCGGCCTCAATCAGCCGCACCCAGCCCTGCGCGTCGCCGCAGTCGGCCAGCTGAAAACCGCCCTGCGGCGCGTTGGCGGCGGTGGCGGCGTTGGCGGCGTTGGCGGCGTTGGCGGTGGCAGTGGCAGCGGCGGCGGCAGCGCCATCGGCGGCGGCGTCAGCGGCGGGCGGCGTCGGTGCTTGCGGTGCGGTCGCGTCTTGCGCCGGTGCTTGCGCGGCGGCTTTGCTCTGCGCCGGTGCCCGCGGCACGGGCGGGCGTTGTGCTTGCGGCGGTGTGTCTTGCGCCGGTGTTTGTGCGGCGGCTGCGCGTTGTGCTTGCGACGCGGGCGCGTCTTGCGTTTGCGCTTGCGCGGCGGCTTTGTTCTGCGGCTGCGTTTGCGGCGGGCGCTGCGGCTGTGCGCCGCCTTGCGGCGCGCTGTCGGTTTGCAGCGGCGTGAAGTGCATCATCCGCAGCATCGTCATCTCGAACGCCGCCTTGTCGTCGGGCGCGAACGCCATGTCGCGCTTGCCGTTGAGCGCAATCTGGTAGCACAGTTGCAGGTCTTCCGGCGCGACGGCGGCGGCCAGTTCGTCCACATCCCGCTCCTTCAGTTGCGGCGAAATCGCGGCGCCGGGCAGCGCCTGGCGCAGCGCCACCTGGTGCAGCAGCGCGATGATGTCCTTCAGCAGCGTCTCAAAGTCCACCGCCTTGCGGTACGCCAGTTCAATCAGTTCAAACAGTTTTTCGGTGTCGCGCGCGGCGATGCAGCGGCCCATGTCGGCGATCTGCTGGCGCGCGGCCAGCCCCAGCATCGCTTCCACCTCGTTGCTTTTCAACTGGCCGTCGCCGTAGGCGATGGCCTGGTCGAGCAGGCTCAGCGCGTCGCGCACGCTGCCCTCGGCGGCGACCGCAATCTCGCCGAGCGCGCCGTCGTCGTGCGTGATGTTCTCGGCGTCGAGCAGCGCGGCGAGGTGTTCGTGTATCAGCCGGTGGGGCAGGCGCGTCAGGTTGAATTGCAGGCAGCGCGACAGGATCGTCACCGGGATTTTGCGCGGGTGCGTCGTCGCGAAGAAAAACTTCACATGTTCGGGCGGCTCCTCCAGCGTTTTCAGCAGCGCGTTGAAACTGTTGACCGACAGCATGTGCACCTCGTCAATCAGGTAGATCTTGAAGCGCCCGGCGCCGGAGGCGTACTGCACATTGTCGAGCAGTTCGCGCATGTCGTCCACGCCGGTGCGCGATGCCGCGTCCACCTCGATCAGGTCAATGAAGTTGCCGGCGTCCACCTGGCGGCAGGCGGCGCATTCGCCGCACGGCGCGGCGCCGACGCCCTGTTCGCAGTTGAAGCATTTGGCGAGGATGCGCGCGATGGTGGTCTTGCCGACGCCGCGCGTGCCGGTGAACAGGTAGGCGTGGTGCAGGCGGCCCATTTTCAGCGCGTTTTCCAGCGCGCGGATGACATGGCGCTGGCCGATGACCTGCTCGAAGTTGCGCGGGCGCCATTTGCGCGCCAGTACCTGGTAACTCATCGTGCCGTTCGCTGCGGTTTGGTCGCAAGCCCCCCGCAGCAGCGGTTCTCCGGCACGCGGGAAGACTGTTACCGTTGCTTTCTTCCGAACCTGGCGGGATTGGCAGTCCCCCGCTGCAAAGGCGCCGCTGCGAAAGGCCGCCGCTATTATGCCCGCTTTGGCGGCCAAAAGCACGCCGCCCGCCGCCCGCCGCCGGGCGCAAACGGCCTGCGGGGGTTTGGCGCCGGCGGCGGCGGCGCGGCGGCCCCTAATCGCGCGCATTTTCCGTTCGTCCGCCAAGGGCCGCCGTTCGTCGGCTGGCGGGTGTGCTACACTCCCCACAAGCGCAAACTGCTCTTTTCATCAACCAGTGAAAGGAGCACACCATGAAAAACAACCATCATAAACATGTGACAAAAGAAGAACTGGAACAAAGCCTGTCCGGACTGGAACAGCGGATGGACCAGAAAATGGACCGCTTTGCCACCCGGGAAGAACTGGCCAAGGCCGAGACGCACATTGTGTGCTGGGTTGTCGGGCTGTTTCTGGGCACGGTGGTTCTGATTGGCACGTTGGTTGGCGTTTACGCAACGCTGTTGCTCGGCAAACTCTGAACCGCCCCCGTTGAATCTGTCTTCCACACAAGGCAAGCGTGTCGTTTCCGGCATGCGTCCCACCGGGCCGCTGCACCTGGGGCATTACCACGGCGTTCTGAAGAACTGGGTGGACTTGCAGTTGAGCCACGAGTGCTTCTTCTTCGCCGCCGACTGGCACGCGCTGACGACGCACTACGAGGACACCGGCGGCGTCCGCGACCATGTCTTCGAGATGGTCATTGACTGGCTCGCCTGCGGCGTCAACCCGGGCACGGCGACGCTGTTTGTGCAGTCGGAGGTGCCGGAGCACGCCGAACTGTTTCTGCTGCTGGCGATGATCACGCCGCTCGGCTGGCTTGAGCGGGTGCCGAGCTACAAGGACCAGCAGGAAAACCTGTCGGGCCGCGACTTGACGACCTACGGCTTTCTCGGCTACCCGCTGCTGCAAACCGCCGATATCCTGATGTACAAGGCCGACCGGGTGCCGGTCGGCGAGGACCAGGTCGCGCATGTCGAGTTGTCGCGCGAGATTGCGCGGCGCTTCAATTATTTCTACGGCGGCGAGCCGGACTTCGCGCGCCGGGTGGAAAGCGCGATTGACAAACTCGGGCGCAAGAACGCGCAACTCTACCGCGAACTTCGCAGAAAACACCAGGAGCAGGGCGACGAGCGCGCCCACGATGTCGCCGTGGCGCTGGTGGAATCGCAGCAGAGCATCTCCATCAGCGACCGCGAGCGGCTGCGCGGCTACCTCGTCGGCATGTCGCGGGTGCTGCTGCCCGAGCCGCAGGCGCTGCTGACGGCGTCGCCGAAGATTCCCGGCGTGGACGGGCGCAAGATGTCGAAGTCGTACGCCAACACCATCTCGCTGCGCGAACCCGAGGACTCGATTGAAAAGAAACTGCGGACGATGCCGACCGACCCGGCGCGCAAGCGCCGCGACGACCCCGGCGAACCCGAAAAATGCCCGGTGTGGCAGTGGCACAAGGTGTATTCCGACGACGCCCGCCGTGACTGGGTGCAGGAAGGCTGCCGCACGGCGGGCATCGGCTGCGTCGAATGCAAGCGCCCGCTGATTGAGGAGGTGCAGCGCGAAATCGCCGGCATCCGCGCGCGCGCGCGCGAATACGCCGACGACCGCGGCACCGTCGAGAAGATCATCGCCGAGGGCAACGACGCCGCGCGCGAAATCGCGCGCGACACGCTGGAAGAGGTGTGCCGCGCAATCAAACTGACGAACGGGCGCCGATGAGCGGCGAACTGCAACGCGAGATGTCGTTCGCGGTCGTCGCCGGCGAGCCGCTCGACGCGCCGCCCGAGGACTTGTACATCCCGCCCGACGCGCTGCGCATCTTCCTCGAGACCTTCGAGGGGCCGCTGGATTTGCTGCT
The sequence above is drawn from the Gammaproteobacteria bacterium genome and encodes:
- the secF gene encoding protein translocase subunit SecF; this encodes MQLLKNTNFEFMRHRRAAMALSALLMAAAVVSLALRGLSFGVDFTGGTIIELGYPQPVELAPLRGHLAGAGFADVQMQHFGTARDVLIRVAPDAGVSQAELSNRIFAALQQHEADVTLRRVEFVGPQVGEELREDGGFAMLYALLGILIYVAFRFEHRFAFGSIIALAHDVLITIGFFSITGIEFDLAVLAAILAVIGYSLNDTIVVFDRIRENFIKLKGETVVTIDKSVNHTLGRTLMTSLTTMLVLLALLVFGGEVIRGFTIALMVGVVVGTYSSIYVAGTAILMLGVTRENVIPPKKEGANLGGP
- the dnaX gene encoding DNA polymerase III subunit gamma/tau, which codes for MSYQVLARKWRPRNFEQVIGQRHVIRALENALKMGRLHHAYLFTGTRGVGKTTIARILAKCFNCEQGVGAAPCGECAACRQVDAGNFIDLIEVDAASRTGVDDMRELLDNVQYASGAGRFKIYLIDEVHMLSVNSFNALLKTLEEPPEHVKFFFATTHPRKIPVTILSRCLQFNLTRLPHRLIHEHLAALLDAENITHDDGALGEIAVAAEGSVRDALSLLDQAIAYGDGQLKSNEVEAMLGLAARQQIADMGRCIAARDTEKLFELIELAYRKAVDFETLLKDIIALLHQVALRQALPGAAISPQLKERDVDELAAAVAPEDLQLCYQIALNGKRDMAFAPDDKAAFEMTMLRMMHFTPLQTDSAPQGGAQPQRPPQTQPQNKAAAQAQTQDAPASQAQRAAAAQTPAQDTPPQAQRPPVPRAPAQSKAAAQAPAQDATAPQAPTPPAADAAADGAAAAAATATANAANAANAATAANAPQGGFQLADCGDAQGWVRLIEAAGFEGPLREICFNSLLTPQSQTEATLAVDARIEGLCTPPRQEEIRRALSRLIGAEAVLRFETAASDETPAQARKRRELERRRKAALSIEKNPQVHSLKERFNAQTIPDSTQPVESDG
- a CDS encoding sulfotransferase family 2 domain-containing protein — translated: MTIVSHKHRFIFVCPRKVAGTSIRLSLAQSCAADDTIVGGETFRPGVDADDYAALRERNAHGYSTPHTLPDDVRRKVGERVWNDYFKFTVVRNPWDLFVSLYCYKFAVDWPNLVRDAGGVLHRGGLANARAHLNLRRARRRFLRGRHREGIEFVLGRGLFARVVDEIPAFCFSRGEPFADRYLRFENLQDDYDEVCRLLRLPHRALIRTKTGVRDRGRPYRDYYTGYSRDFIARRCAPMADAFGYRFD
- a CDS encoding tryptophan--tRNA ligase — its product is MSSTQGKRVVSGMRPTGPLHLGHYHGVLKNWVDLQLSHECFFFAADWHALTTHYEDTGGVRDHVFEMVIDWLACGVNPGTATLFVQSEVPEHAELFLLLAMITPLGWLERVPSYKDQQENLSGRDLTTYGFLGYPLLQTADILMYKADRVPVGEDQVAHVELSREIARRFNYFYGGEPDFARRVESAIDKLGRKNAQLYRELRRKHQEQGDERAHDVAVALVESQQSISISDRERLRGYLVGMSRVLLPEPQALLTASPKIPGVDGRKMSKSYANTISLREPEDSIEKKLRTMPTDPARKRRDDPGEPEKCPVWQWHKVYSDDARRDWVQEGCRTAGIGCVECKRPLIEEVQREIAGIRARAREYADDRGTVEKIIAEGNDAAREIARDTLEEVCRAIKLTNGRR
- the tgt gene encoding tRNA guanosine(34) transglycosylase Tgt → MKFTLEAADGRARAGVLHLEHGAVETPVFMPVGTAATVKAMTPAMLEETGASLVLANTFHLMLRPGADVIRRCGGLHRFMHWRRPILTDSGGFQVFSLAGLREVSEQGVLFRSPVNGDKVFLDAERSMEIQRALGADIMMCFDECTPWPVSREQARRSMELSMRWAERSLRARGDGAAALFGIVQGGVWPDLRRESAAHLTAMDFDGYALGGLSVGESAAERNAVLEPAHEWLPPDKPRYLMGVGRPEDIVEAVRRGMDLFDCVIPTRNSRTGFLYTRRGVLRLRNARYRDDTAPVDDECGCYTCRHFSRAYLHHLDRCNEMLGPMLNTLHNLHYYRQLTAGLRRAIQQGRLDDFARDFHRLRGGEACGEAPGESV
- the yajC gene encoding preprotein translocase subunit YajC; this encodes MNILISNAWAQGGGGGGGGMELLVMVGIFFLIMYFMIIRPQNKRNRDHKQLLASLSCGDEVVTSGGLFGKISQVDESFVRLEVQNGVIVKVQKQAISSVMPKGMVDEDPKKKDIRK
- the secD gene encoding protein translocase subunit SecD, with protein sequence MLNRYPLWKYLLIALVLAAAATYALPNIYPEDPAVQVSHTGGEVGRDAAARIRKLLGGAGDGGDGGESLEYKAIEHTGDGQLLIRFRRPEDQLTAADRIREALGYRYITALNLAPATPPWLSGLNATPMNLGLDLQGGVYFLLEVDSDAALRKALERYRDEIRNLLREERVRYRGVTESAGKLSLSVLFTDAAERDKALDLVQRQMPLAFSIEERDGEGRYLLDLALERNEIRTVQDFAVQQNVLTLRKRVNELGVAEPVITRQGKNRIAVQLPGVQDTAKAKEILGATATLEFRMVAEQSDPARAVASGRAPPGTQLFRERNGEPVLLKRDVMITGEYIIDAASGIDGETGQPAVHITLDGKGARIFSRITGENVKRLMAVVFIENKTETRRDAAGELQRRTRTVKEVISVARIQEQLGKRFQITGLDSTQEARKLALLLRAGALAAPIEIVEERTVGPSLGQENIDKGMRSILLGFLLVIVFMAVYYRLFGLIADLALAANMVLIVAVMSLIPGATLTLPGIVGIVLTVGMAVDANVLIFERIREELASGASVQSSIDNGYRRALSTIADANITTLIAALVLFVFGTGPIKGFSVTLSIGILCSMFTAIMGTRAVVNLVYGGRKAGSLAI
- the recR gene encoding recombination mediator RecR gives rise to the protein MANRELLKQLIETFTCLPGVGRKTAQRFVYHLLERDRPGGAALAELLRETVEKVGNCERCRMFTEHPLCAICRDKSRDRALICVVENPADLMALEANTNYRGLYFVLHGKLSPLDNIGPREIGLDLLEETLRKNGVRELILATGTTVEGDVTAHVIGELAARCRTKTTRIAQGVPVGGELEYVDASTLAQAFNTRTRVGDDAD
- the queA gene encoding tRNA preQ1(34) S-adenosylmethionine ribosyltransferase-isomerase QueA gives rise to the protein MPQTAPHNPYDFQLPADLIADYPARARSASRLLHVRADGGLRDTRFAELPALLRAGDLLVVNDSRVIAARLHARKAGGGGVSILIERLAGPRRALAHLRANRPPRRGAVLHIGNCELRVGERRRDLFTLSLDDGDFNTLLQRHGETPLPPYIRRKPEALDAERYQTVYAKHPGSVAAPTAGLHFDRALLAQLRDNGVDAASLTLHIGAGTFQPLRGGAEQHRMHREVLHVGEALCDAVAACRRRRGRVVAVGTTVARGLETAAGNGAALPRPFSGETGLFIQPGFRFRAVDALITNFHLPRTTLFVLVCAFAGRERMLAAYRHAIGERYRFFSYGDATWLDKNDGGAA